In the Terriglobus sp. RCC_193 genome, ATTGAGGCCGTCGCTGCGAATTATCCCTTCTGCACCATCGACCCCAACGTAGGCATCGTCACGGTCCCGGATACACGGCAGAACCGCATCGTGGAACTGGTGAAGCCGAAGAGCATCGTGCCCACAACCATTGAGTTCGTGGACATTGCCGGCCTGGTAGCAGGCGCCAGCAAAGGCGAAGGCCTGGGTAACCAGTTTCTGGCGAACATTCGCTCCACCGATGCCACCCTGCACATCGTGCGCTGCTTTGAAGATCCCGAAGTGATTCACGTCGCAGGCAAGGTTGATCCGCTGGCCGACATCGACGTCATCAATACGGAACTGCTCCTTGCCGACCTGGACACCGTGGAACGCCGTTACGAGAAGGCGCAAAAGCTGGCACGCACCTCGCAGGACAGCAAGATCAAAAACGAGTTCAGCGCACTGGGCAAACTACGCGAGGCTATGAACGCAGGCACGCCCGCGCGTGCCGTGGAATTGACCGACGAAGAAAAGCCACTGGTTCGTGATCTCTTCCTCATCACGATGAAGCCGACACTCTACGTAGCCAACGTGGACGAAGCATCTCTCGCAGTGGGCAACGAACATACACGGGCCGTGGAAGCACGCGCAGCCAGTGAAGGCAGCGACGTTGTCCGCATCTGTGGCTCGATGGAAGCGGAAATCTCGCAGCTCGACCCCGAAGAACGCAACGAATTTCTTGCCAGCATGGGGATGGAAGAACCCGGACTGGACCGCCTCATTCACGCTGCCTATCGCCTGCTCGGCCTGATCACATACTTCACCGCAGGTGTGCAGGAAGTACGCGCATGGACCATCCGTAAGGGTACGAAAGCACCCGGAGCAGCTGGCGTTATTCACTCTGATTTTGAACGTGGTTTTATCCGCGCCGACGCTTATAACTGCGAAGACCTTTTCAAACTTGGCAGCGAACAGGCTGTGAAGGAAAAGGGACTGCTGCGCAGTGAAGGCAAGGAATACATCGTTAAAGACGGCGATATTCTCTTCTTCAAGTTCAACGTCTGAATCTTCGTCCGCACCCGCATTTTTACAGGTGTCAGCAGAGGTGTCAAAAGATTTCTTGACACCTCTCCGACACCTCTCTCTGACACCTGTTGTTTTCCCGCGCGGCCGCGGGTGCTACGAGGGTAAGGATGCAGGCCCGCGCGGAATGTGATGAGGTTTGTGGGACAGGGCCGAAGGCAAGGCCGAACCAACCGCAGCAGCACACACGTGAGAGAGAAAGAACGCGGGTGGCACAGGAGCGCCGCAGGCGCGGAAAGCGTGCGCCAGCACCGAGCGAGGGGAGCAAGGCAAGCAGAGCGCCGCAGCGGGAGGGAGCGAAGCACCCGCGAAAGCGGGAGCCAGACACGCGTATGAGCACCGGACGGGAGGAGCACCGGAGCCGTGCGGAAGCACGGCGAGGAGCGCATCGGACGCCCGGAGCGCAACCAGCGTGGCTGCCCGGGACGCCTCAGCGGCAAGGGCCTGAAGGGTGCGAGTCACCTCGCAGCACCCGAAGGGCGAGGGCCGGGG is a window encoding:
- the ychF gene encoding redox-regulated ATPase YchF — its product is MALNVGIVGLPNVGKSTIFSALTAIEAVAANYPFCTIDPNVGIVTVPDTRQNRIVELVKPKSIVPTTIEFVDIAGLVAGASKGEGLGNQFLANIRSTDATLHIVRCFEDPEVIHVAGKVDPLADIDVINTELLLADLDTVERRYEKAQKLARTSQDSKIKNEFSALGKLREAMNAGTPARAVELTDEEKPLVRDLFLITMKPTLYVANVDEASLAVGNEHTRAVEARAASEGSDVVRICGSMEAEISQLDPEERNEFLASMGMEEPGLDRLIHAAYRLLGLITYFTAGVQEVRAWTIRKGTKAPGAAGVIHSDFERGFIRADAYNCEDLFKLGSEQAVKEKGLLRSEGKEYIVKDGDILFFKFNV